The stretch of DNA AGGCGTCGGCAAATATTTTGGGGGTCACTTTAGAAAAACCATTCAGCCAATGGGTTTCTTTGGTGATTATTCCCGCATCAGGGTTCATTTTTAAAATGGCGGTGCGGTTTTGGTATTCGACTTCGGCAACAAAGCCATAGCTTAGATTTTTTACCGGCGAAATAAAACGAAAATCCCAACGTCTTTCAAATTCACTCATCAAGCCGGGCAGTTGATCGAGCCACTTCAGACCATTTTCTTTATGTACTTCAAAAATGCGGTCTTTGAATTCCGTCGGAAAATAAAAAAGGGACTTCATATGAAGTCCCTTTTACTAGCTATTAGCCATGAATCAACTATTGGAACGTAGTTGCAATGCTGATAGTAGCCGCTTTGTCGTTCAATTTATTACCCAATAAATCTTCATCGCGGTCTGTCGCAGTGTAAGCCGCTTCCGCCACCGTAGTGCCCATTGTGTAAGAAAGACCCGCTTTATAGTCTACATAGTTCTTGAAACCAACTTTGGCATCATCACCGAATGTCGTGCTACCAACAGCAAGAACAAAACCCAATTTTTCATCAACCGGTTGACGCATGCTCAAACGAACATAAGTGTCCGAAGATTTTGTCCCAAAATAGTTGTCCATGTAAGAACCATCAAGACGGAATTGCTTCCAAGCAAAAGACAATTGATAGTCCGTGCTGTTGTTGCTTGAGTTTTTTACATAAAGGTAACCCGTTACTGCTGCAATAACTTTGAAATCTTCAGTGATCGCGTAAGTGTAAGAAACGGTCGGATCAAATTCATTATCACGTTCAACCACCACAGATGTCGGTGTTGAAAGATCAAAGTTTGTCGTGTCAGAACCACCAACAAACATGCTTAAACCCAAGCCAGAGCTGTGAGCATAGTCAAAAGAACCTTGAATTACCGGCGCCCCTTTTGCTGCTTCTAAACCCAATGACGAGAACGACAATCCCCGCCAGATATAGTTAGACGCCGCAGTGACCGTCGC from Bdellovibrio bacteriovorus encodes:
- a CDS encoding TorF family putative porin, with amino-acid sequence MKKFLVATLLMVSTNVYAQTSATVTAASNYIWRGLSFSSLGLEAAKGAPVIQGSFDYAHSSGLGLSMFVGGSDTTNFDLSTPTSVVVERDNEFDPTVSYTYAITEDFKVIAAVTGYLYVKNSSNNSTDYQLSFAWKQFRLDGSYMDNYFGTKSSDTYVRLSMRQPVDEKLGFVLAVGSTTFGDDAKVGFKNYVDYKAGLSYTMGTTVAEAAYTATDRDEDLLGNKLNDKAATISIATTFQ